In Pseudoalteromonas carrageenovora IAM 12662, the following proteins share a genomic window:
- a CDS encoding alanine/glycine:cation symporter family protein translates to MTDIINSISALLWGQVLVYLLIAAGLFFTVRLGFIQIVQFPHMFKVMFGSRKCGDNEISSFQAFCTSLAARVGTGNMAGVAVALYLGGPGAIFWMWLIALIGMATSFAESTLAQAYKTKDAEGNFRGGPAYYMEVGLGKRWMGVLFSLCLILAFGLVFNAVQSNSIAAAFEVAFDVPKYIVGIVLVVGSGIIIFGGLKTISRFAEMVVPFMALAYLLVALYVCAMNFTALPDVLVLIIKSAFGLEQAGAGAIGYGVTQAMIQGIKRGLFSNEAGMGSAANAAATATPYPPHPASQGYVQMLGVFIDTIVICTATASLILLSQQLVPESGVMGIELTQAALQEHVGSWGSYFVAIAILFFAFTSIVANYSYAETNLMFLEHNSNKGMFIFRLLVLAMVMFGAIGELGLIWTLADISMGLMAIVNVIALFMLSGVVVWLSKDYNEQRKKGLIPTFDKSKHPKLDKEVDPEAWK, encoded by the coding sequence ATGACAGACATAATAAATAGTATAAGTGCCCTTTTGTGGGGCCAAGTTCTCGTCTACTTATTAATAGCGGCAGGCCTGTTTTTTACCGTTCGGTTAGGCTTCATTCAAATTGTCCAATTTCCACATATGTTTAAAGTAATGTTTGGTTCGCGTAAGTGCGGCGATAATGAGATATCGTCATTCCAAGCTTTTTGTACATCATTAGCCGCCCGTGTTGGTACAGGTAATATGGCAGGTGTAGCTGTTGCTTTATATTTAGGTGGCCCAGGTGCAATTTTTTGGATGTGGCTTATTGCCTTAATAGGAATGGCAACTAGCTTCGCCGAAAGTACACTGGCACAAGCTTATAAAACAAAAGATGCTGAAGGCAATTTTAGAGGTGGCCCTGCTTATTATATGGAAGTAGGTTTAGGCAAGCGTTGGATGGGCGTTTTATTCTCGTTATGTTTAATTTTAGCTTTTGGCCTAGTATTTAATGCCGTACAGTCAAACTCTATTGCTGCAGCATTTGAAGTAGCGTTTGATGTACCAAAATATATTGTAGGAATAGTGCTTGTTGTTGGTTCTGGTATTATTATCTTTGGTGGCTTAAAAACAATCTCTCGATTTGCAGAAATGGTTGTGCCTTTTATGGCATTAGCTTATTTATTAGTTGCGTTGTATGTATGTGCAATGAACTTTACGGCTTTACCTGATGTACTAGTACTTATTATAAAAAGTGCTTTTGGACTTGAACAAGCAGGTGCAGGTGCTATTGGTTACGGTGTAACACAGGCAATGATCCAAGGGATCAAGCGTGGATTATTCTCGAACGAAGCTGGTATGGGCAGCGCAGCAAATGCTGCCGCAACTGCAACACCTTATCCACCTCATCCGGCATCACAAGGCTATGTACAAATGCTTGGTGTATTTATTGATACTATTGTTATTTGTACCGCGACCGCGTCGTTAATTTTACTATCTCAACAATTAGTACCTGAGTCTGGGGTGATGGGTATTGAACTTACGCAAGCAGCTTTACAAGAGCATGTTGGTAGCTGGGGTTCTTACTTTGTTGCTATCGCTATCTTGTTCTTTGCTTTTACTTCTATTGTTGCTAATTATTCATACGCTGAGACTAATTTAATGTTTTTAGAACATAACTCTAATAAAGGCATGTTTATTTTTAGATTGCTTGTATTAGCAATGGTGATGTTTGGTGCTATTGGTGAACTTGGCTTAATTTGGACATTAGCTGACATATCAATGGGGTTAATGGCCATTGTAAACGTAATAGCGCTGTTTATGCTTTCAGGAGTTGTTGTATGGTTATCGAAAGATTATAACGAGCAACGCAAGAAAGGTCTAATACCTACCTTTGATAAAAGTAAACACCCAAAACTCGATAAAGAGGTCGACCCCGAGGCCTGGAAATAA
- a CDS encoding BCCT family transporter, whose product MDDMTKKYSIDTTDYQVGQDNVQKWGFDIHNPVFGISAFLVVLFVILTLVFDPTVTRDALTSTKDAIINQFDSYFMLLANAFVIFCVILAFSPLGKIRLGGAKARPEHGYMSWLAMLFAAGMGIGLLFWGVAEPTAYYTGWYHMPMGVEPNSAQAHSLALGATMYHWGLHGWAIYAVVGLSLAFFAFNKGLPLSIRSVFYPLFGDRAWGWLGHIIDILAVLSTLFGLATSLGLGAQQATSGINYLLGTDYGTAFQISVIGLVTCIAIFSVIRGIEGGVKVLSNVNLICAFILLLAVIALTFSDSIPAVWFTLGAYVEHFVPLSNPFNRPDEDWMHSWTVFYWAWWISWSPFVGMFIARVSKGRTVREFLLVVIGLPTLLSLVWMGVFGNMAITQVIEQVGPLGQNGLTDISVTLFQVYEQLPFSSFISIISIALVLVFFITSSDSGSLVIDGITAGGKIDAPVPQRIFWATVEGVIAAVLLWVGGSQALQALQSGVVTTALPFSIILILMCVALIQGLLSEYPTYKAQSKFQ is encoded by the coding sequence ATGGATGACATGACAAAAAAGTACAGTATCGATACCACTGATTATCAAGTTGGGCAAGATAATGTACAAAAATGGGGGTTTGATATCCATAACCCTGTATTTGGAATAAGCGCATTTCTAGTCGTTTTATTTGTAATACTTACCTTAGTTTTTGACCCTACCGTTACCCGTGATGCTCTAACCTCCACTAAAGACGCCATTATTAATCAATTCGATAGTTATTTTATGCTATTAGCCAATGCCTTTGTGATTTTTTGCGTTATTTTAGCATTCTCTCCTTTAGGTAAAATTCGTTTAGGGGGTGCTAAAGCTCGTCCAGAACATGGCTATATGTCGTGGCTTGCTATGCTTTTTGCAGCAGGAATGGGTATTGGCTTACTATTTTGGGGAGTTGCAGAGCCAACAGCCTATTATACAGGTTGGTATCATATGCCTATGGGGGTAGAGCCAAATTCAGCACAAGCACATTCATTAGCTTTAGGTGCAACTATGTACCACTGGGGTTTACATGGCTGGGCGATTTACGCAGTGGTTGGATTAAGCTTGGCTTTTTTTGCATTTAACAAAGGCTTGCCTTTATCTATACGCTCTGTTTTCTATCCCTTATTTGGTGATCGCGCATGGGGTTGGCTTGGACATATCATAGATATACTTGCGGTACTGTCTACCTTATTTGGGTTAGCTACATCACTAGGGCTTGGCGCACAACAAGCGACCAGTGGAATAAATTACCTATTAGGCACTGATTACGGCACTGCTTTTCAAATATCTGTTATTGGATTAGTGACGTGTATTGCTATTTTTTCTGTTATAAGAGGTATTGAGGGCGGCGTAAAAGTACTAAGCAATGTTAATTTAATTTGTGCGTTTATTTTACTGTTAGCTGTTATCGCCCTTACATTTTCTGATTCAATTCCTGCTGTGTGGTTTACCCTTGGAGCTTACGTAGAACACTTTGTACCATTGAGTAATCCTTTTAATAGACCCGATGAAGATTGGATGCACTCTTGGACTGTATTTTATTGGGCGTGGTGGATCTCTTGGTCACCGTTTGTAGGTATGTTTATAGCTCGAGTTTCTAAAGGGCGCACTGTACGAGAATTCTTACTTGTTGTTATAGGCCTACCAACTCTACTTAGCTTGGTGTGGATGGGTGTATTTGGTAATATGGCAATAACACAAGTTATAGAGCAAGTTGGGCCACTTGGACAAAACGGCTTAACTGATATCTCAGTTACTTTATTTCAAGTATACGAACAGCTTCCGTTCTCTAGCTTTATCTCAATTATTTCTATTGCTTTAGTTTTAGTCTTCTTTATTACTTCATCTGATTCAGGTTCGCTTGTAATAGACGGTATAACTGCTGGCGGTAAAATAGATGCACCAGTGCCACAACGTATATTTTGGGCTACTGTTGAAGGTGTGATTGCAGCTGTATTACTTTGGGTTGGAGGCTCGCAAGCATTACAAGCGCTTCAATCAGGAGTGGTGACTACTGCCCTACCATTTTCAATAATACTTATTTTAATGTGTGTTGCGCTTATTCAAGGCTTACTAAGTGAATACCCTACTTACAAAGCTCAAAGTAAATTTCAATAA
- the pgsA gene encoding CDP-diacylglycerol--glycerol-3-phosphate 3-phosphatidyltransferase, with the protein MWNIPNTLTTFRLFLIPIFLVIFYLPYSWAFFAAAFIFWLASITDILDGYLARKLEQSTPFGAFLDPVADKVMVCAALVALSDHYQSMYMTIPALIIICREIVISALREWMAEQGKRGNVAVSNMGKIKTAAQMLAIIGLIWQYAPWMNYLSFALLYVATFLTLSSMMQYLRAAWGELTKN; encoded by the coding sequence ATGTGGAATATTCCAAACACACTCACAACCTTTAGACTTTTTCTTATCCCCATTTTTTTGGTGATATTTTACTTGCCTTATAGCTGGGCTTTTTTTGCTGCCGCTTTTATATTTTGGCTTGCATCGATTACCGATATTCTTGATGGCTATTTAGCACGTAAGCTTGAGCAATCAACGCCTTTTGGTGCCTTTTTAGACCCTGTAGCAGATAAAGTAATGGTATGTGCAGCGCTTGTTGCACTATCTGATCATTATCAGTCTATGTATATGACAATACCTGCATTAATTATTATATGTCGTGAAATTGTTATTTCAGCTCTGCGTGAGTGGATGGCTGAACAGGGCAAGCGCGGCAATGTGGCTGTATCAAATATGGGTAAAATCAAAACCGCTGCGCAAATGTTAGCCATTATAGGTTTGATTTGGCAATATGCACCATGGATGAACTATTTAAGTTTTGCATTACTTTATGTAGCAACCTTTTTAACCTTAAGTTCAATGATGCAATATTTACGTGCAGCATGGGGTGAATTGACTAAAAATTAG
- the uvrC gene encoding excinuclease ABC subunit UvrC — protein sequence MSEFDHVHFLKSLSSEPGVYRMLDSDQQVIYVGKAKNLKKRVTSYFRSNITDSKTRVLVSNICDIEVTLTNTETEALLLENNLIKKYQPRYNILLRDDKSYPYILLTSHKHPRLAFHRGSRKVKGEYFGPFPSAGAVSESLRLMQKIFPVRQCEDAYYRARSRPCLQYQLKRCSAPCVNKVSEDEYSEQVDYVRKFLTGKSHEVIADLIKKMETASAKLNFELAAKVRDQIMLLRKMQEQQSISGNFAEMDVVGFAHLNGLNGIHLLMIRDHKVLGSKTYFPKVPKDSGQEEILTSFLGQYYLAPGATGRIAKEIILPFEIEESEVLGEALTQISERKVTLKVVTRGERAQYLQLANKNALNSITVKQSTQDSINKRYAQLKATLRLDDITRMECFDISHTMGENTVASCVVFDSQGPNTKEYRRYNVTGITGGDDYAAMEFALNKRYNKVVDEEKIPDVIFIDGGKGQLGRAEQYFANWPHAKMPLLVGVAKGTSRRPGLETLLIDGGRKTIPMDSDAPALHLIQHIRDESHRFAIAGHRNKRQKQRTQSLLEEINGVGSKRRQTLLKYLGGMQGVKAANIEQLKKVPGISPDMAEKIFNHLHDKG from the coding sequence ATGTCTGAATTTGATCATGTACATTTTTTAAAATCGCTATCGAGCGAGCCCGGTGTTTACCGTATGCTTGATAGCGACCAGCAAGTTATTTATGTTGGTAAAGCTAAAAATTTAAAAAAACGTGTAACGAGTTACTTTCGTAGCAACATAACCGATAGTAAAACTCGGGTTTTAGTAAGCAATATCTGTGATATTGAAGTCACGCTTACAAATACCGAAACCGAAGCACTTCTGCTTGAAAACAACCTCATTAAAAAATATCAGCCGCGCTATAACATCTTATTGCGTGACGATAAGTCATACCCTTATATTTTACTTACGAGCCATAAACACCCACGTTTAGCTTTTCATCGTGGAAGTCGTAAAGTAAAAGGCGAATACTTTGGGCCTTTCCCAAGTGCCGGGGCAGTATCTGAAAGTTTGCGCTTAATGCAAAAAATATTTCCGGTTCGTCAATGTGAAGACGCTTATTATCGAGCAAGAAGTCGTCCGTGTTTGCAGTACCAGTTAAAGCGCTGCTCTGCACCATGTGTTAATAAAGTCTCTGAGGATGAGTATTCTGAGCAAGTAGATTATGTGCGTAAGTTTTTAACGGGTAAGTCGCATGAAGTTATTGCCGATTTAATAAAAAAAATGGAAACCGCTAGCGCGAAACTTAACTTTGAACTTGCGGCGAAGGTTCGCGATCAAATTATGTTATTGCGTAAAATGCAGGAACAGCAGTCTATATCGGGCAATTTTGCTGAAATGGATGTGGTAGGTTTTGCTCATTTAAATGGCTTAAACGGGATTCATTTATTAATGATCCGCGACCATAAAGTGCTCGGCAGTAAAACCTATTTCCCTAAAGTACCAAAAGACTCTGGCCAAGAAGAAATTCTCACTTCGTTTTTAGGGCAATACTACTTAGCACCCGGAGCAACAGGGCGTATAGCAAAAGAAATTATTTTACCGTTCGAAATTGAAGAAAGTGAAGTGCTAGGTGAAGCCCTAACTCAAATTAGTGAGCGCAAAGTAACACTTAAAGTAGTGACTCGCGGAGAGCGGGCGCAGTACTTACAACTTGCGAATAAAAATGCATTAAATAGCATTACGGTTAAGCAAAGCACTCAAGACTCTATAAATAAACGTTATGCTCAGTTAAAGGCGACTTTACGTCTAGACGATATCACTAGAATGGAATGTTTTGATATAAGCCATACTATGGGTGAAAACACGGTTGCAAGTTGTGTGGTTTTTGACTCCCAAGGGCCAAATACCAAAGAGTACAGACGCTACAACGTAACTGGTATTACGGGGGGCGATGATTATGCGGCGATGGAATTTGCACTTAACAAGCGTTATAACAAAGTGGTAGACGAAGAAAAAATACCTGATGTTATTTTTATTGACGGTGGTAAAGGGCAATTAGGTCGAGCAGAACAATATTTTGCAAATTGGCCTCATGCTAAAATGCCATTGTTAGTAGGTGTTGCTAAAGGTACCAGCCGCAGGCCTGGCCTTGAAACCTTATTAATTGACGGCGGGCGTAAAACAATCCCTATGGATTCGGATGCGCCAGCGCTTCATTTAATTCAACATATTCGCGATGAATCACACCGTTTTGCAATTGCTGGGCATCGTAATAAGCGCCAAAAACAGCGTACTCAATCATTATTAGAAGAAATAAACGGAGTAGGTTCTAAACGCCGCCAAACATTATTAAAATATTTAGGGGGCATGCAGGGAGTAAAAGCTGCTAATATAGAACAGTTAAAGAAAGTTCCTGGGATCAGCCCTGACATGGCTGAGAAGATATTTAACCATTTGCATGACAAGGGCTAG
- the uvrY gene encoding UvrY/SirA/GacA family response regulator transcription factor gives MINVLLVDDHELVRTGIKRILDDVRGFKVVGEAKDGEAAVQFCRQHAPNIVLMDMNMPGMGGLEATKKICRYCPDVKIIVLTVNCEDPFPSKVMQIGAHGFLTKGAGSDEMVRAIRSVHAGQRYIAPEIAQQIALAQVTGRTDENPFQSLSERELQIMLMITKGEKAQDIAERLNLSSKTVNSYRYRMFEKLNVGGDVELTHLAIRHKMIDIDASH, from the coding sequence TTGATTAATGTACTTTTAGTTGATGACCATGAGCTGGTACGCACTGGTATAAAACGTATATTAGATGACGTACGTGGTTTTAAAGTGGTTGGCGAGGCTAAAGATGGCGAAGCCGCCGTACAGTTTTGTCGTCAGCACGCGCCAAACATAGTATTAATGGATATGAATATGCCTGGTATGGGTGGACTTGAAGCGACTAAGAAAATTTGTCGTTACTGCCCAGATGTAAAAATTATTGTGTTAACGGTTAATTGTGAAGACCCATTTCCGAGCAAAGTTATGCAAATTGGTGCACATGGGTTTTTAACCAAAGGCGCAGGATCTGATGAAATGGTACGTGCTATTCGATCAGTTCATGCCGGCCAGCGTTATATTGCCCCTGAAATTGCACAGCAAATAGCGCTAGCTCAAGTAACAGGGCGCACCGATGAAAACCCTTTTCAGAGTTTATCTGAACGTGAACTGCAAATTATGCTAATGATCACCAAAGGTGAAAAAGCACAAGATATAGCAGAGCGTTTAAATTTAAGCTCTAAAACGGTTAACAGCTATCGTTACCGTATGTTTGAAAAACTAAATGTAGGCGGTGATGTTGAGCTGACGCATTTAGCGATTCGCCATAAAATGATTGATATAGACGCATCTCACTAG
- a CDS encoding dicarboxylate/amino acid:cation symporter, which produces MNLILKLIAGIVAGILIGLYVPLTGVELLFTVKELIGQLISFTIPLIILFFIASGIAGLPKGSGHLLGKTVGFAYSSTIIAGTLAFLLVSAVIPLLSGGITFEAEVATEIGSFIDLEIPPLMGVMTALVTAFVFGIGMSQLQLETLKKVSDQGRDVIDGLLSKVIIPALPFYIAGVFAEMTVAGTVVDTLQTFGVVLIAALVMHWLWLTVLYVSTGLLLKRNPLELVKNMLPAYFTALGTMSSAATIPVSLQSSKANNVKEDVANFTVPLCATIHLSGSTITIVTCAMAVMFLSPNMEVPSLMGMLPFIMMLGVVMIAAPGAPGGAVMSALGLLTSMLGFNEGAVALMIALYLAQDSFGTACNVTGDGIIALWVDRFSEKASS; this is translated from the coding sequence ATGAACTTAATATTAAAATTAATTGCCGGTATTGTGGCCGGTATTTTAATCGGACTGTATGTACCTTTAACAGGTGTTGAGCTTTTATTTACCGTTAAAGAATTAATTGGCCAACTTATATCTTTTACTATTCCTTTAATTATTTTGTTTTTTATTGCGTCTGGTATTGCGGGCTTACCAAAAGGCTCAGGCCATTTATTAGGTAAAACAGTGGGCTTTGCTTATAGCTCTACCATTATTGCCGGCACGCTTGCATTTTTACTGGTTAGCGCAGTTATTCCACTTTTAAGTGGCGGTATTACATTTGAGGCTGAAGTAGCCACTGAAATAGGCAGTTTTATTGATTTAGAAATTCCACCTCTAATGGGCGTAATGACTGCATTAGTCACTGCGTTCGTATTTGGTATAGGTATGAGCCAACTCCAATTAGAAACGCTTAAAAAAGTTTCTGATCAGGGGCGTGATGTAATTGATGGCCTATTATCAAAAGTTATTATTCCGGCTTTACCATTTTACATTGCAGGTGTGTTTGCAGAAATGACAGTGGCAGGCACCGTGGTCGACACGCTACAAACATTTGGTGTTGTGCTTATTGCAGCGCTAGTGATGCATTGGCTATGGCTAACAGTATTATATGTTTCTACGGGCTTATTACTTAAACGTAATCCGCTAGAGCTAGTTAAAAATATGCTACCCGCTTATTTTACAGCGCTCGGTACAATGTCAAGTGCAGCGACTATTCCTGTGTCATTACAATCAAGTAAAGCAAACAATGTAAAAGAAGATGTAGCGAACTTTACTGTACCACTGTGTGCAACCATTCACTTATCTGGCTCAACTATTACGATTGTAACGTGTGCAATGGCTGTTATGTTTTTATCGCCAAATATGGAAGTACCTTCGTTGATGGGAATGCTGCCATTTATTATGATGTTAGGTGTAGTAATGATTGCAGCGCCAGGTGCACCAGGTGGAGCCGTAATGTCGGCACTCGGTTTATTAACAAGCATGCTAGGCTTTAATGAAGGGGCTGTAGCATTAATGATTGCGCTTTATTTAGCACAAGATAGCTTTGGTACTGCGTGTAATGTTACCGGTGATGGCATTATTGCGCTATGGGTTGACCGTTTTAGCGAAAAAGCATCATCTTAA
- the cysK gene encoding cysteine synthase A, which translates to MSTIFEDNSLSIGNTPLVKLNRVTGGNVYAKVESRNPSFSIKCRIGASMIWEAEKSGQLVEGKELIEPTSGNTGIALAFVAAARGYKLTLTMPNTMSLERRKLLKALGANLVLTDGAKGMNGAIEKAKEIQATDPEKFILLQQFENPANPKIHFETTGPEIFDALDGKVDFFVAGVGTGGTITGVSRYLKNEKGLDVKSIAVEPTSSPVISQTLAGEEIKPGPHKIQGIGAGFIPGNLDLSVIDGAEQVSNEDAIAMAHELMKKEGILVGISSGAAVIAAKRIAEKPENADKNIVVILPSATERYLSSPMFAEEFSEQELVQ; encoded by the coding sequence ATGTCTACTATTTTTGAAGATAACTCACTAAGTATTGGTAATACGCCACTGGTAAAACTTAACCGTGTTACGGGTGGGAATGTATACGCTAAAGTTGAATCTCGTAACCCTAGCTTTAGTATTAAATGTCGTATTGGTGCATCAATGATTTGGGAAGCTGAAAAATCAGGTCAGCTTGTTGAAGGCAAAGAGCTTATTGAACCAACGTCGGGAAATACAGGCATTGCACTTGCATTTGTTGCTGCTGCACGTGGCTACAAACTGACGCTAACTATGCCAAACACGATGAGTTTAGAACGCCGTAAGCTATTAAAAGCATTAGGTGCAAACTTAGTACTTACCGATGGTGCTAAGGGGATGAACGGCGCAATTGAAAAAGCGAAAGAAATCCAAGCAACAGATCCTGAAAAGTTTATTTTATTACAACAGTTCGAAAATCCAGCTAACCCTAAAATTCACTTTGAAACTACAGGCCCAGAAATTTTTGATGCGCTTGATGGTAAAGTGGACTTTTTTGTAGCCGGTGTTGGTACTGGTGGCACAATTACAGGGGTTAGTCGCTACCTTAAAAACGAAAAAGGTCTAGACGTTAAATCAATAGCTGTTGAGCCAACCAGCTCGCCAGTAATTAGCCAGACACTGGCTGGTGAAGAAATTAAACCAGGCCCTCATAAAATTCAGGGCATTGGTGCTGGCTTCATCCCTGGCAACCTTGATTTAAGTGTTATCGATGGTGCAGAGCAAGTATCTAATGAAGATGCTATTGCAATGGCCCACGAGTTAATGAAAAAAGAAGGCATATTAGTAGGTATTTCATCAGGTGCGGCAGTAATTGCGGCTAAACGTATTGCTGAAAAACCAGAAAACGCTGACAAAAACATTGTGGTAATTCTACCAAGTGCTACTGAGCGTTACTTATCTAGCCCAATGTTTGCTGAAGAATTTAGCGAGCAAGAATTAGTACAGTAA
- a CDS encoding acyl-CoA dehydrogenase produces MSVFIILLVVVVVIFAVKDIRLNLISRPTFKMFKKVLPPLSQTEREAMEAGDVWWDGELFSGNPDWQKLHRFPKPELSDKENAFMDSQVETLLAMLDDYQIVQKDKDLPKEVWDYLKTEGFFALIIPEKFGGREFSAIANSTIVSKIATKSLTAAVTVMVPNSLGPGELLLHYGTKEQQDRWLPTLASGEDVPCFALTGPEAGSDAGSIPDSGVVCKGLHNGEEVIGLRLNWSKRYITLAPVATVLGLAFKMYDPDGLLGDEKELGITCALIPTDHQGVETGERHYPLNMAFMNGTTYGKDVFIPLDWIIGGEQGAGRGWRMLVECLSAGRGISLPALSTATGHLASKMTSAYAMVRQQFGVSIGQFEGVQEALARIGGLTYALESCRLMTAGAIDLKLSPSVVTAIAKYHMTEMGRTVMNDAMDIHSGKGIQVGPNNYLAHGYMGIPVSITVEGANILTRNLMIFGQGATRCHPFVLKEMEAAAMEDDDAALDQFDGLLMNHILFAASNAGMAFVHGLTRSCFAKAPVCGATAVYYKQLSRMSRGLAFTTDVAMLVLGGELKRKEMISARLGDVLSHLYLASTVLKRFEDEGRQQADLPFVKYAIENSLYEIGQAFDGFFKNFSNPVVNFLLKRIVFPPGNHYHKPSDETAQSICEHMTQPGVFRNRLTHLCYVDENAGTGVMENAFLAMHDMQAQFKDLKQWQRKGKVPATLDIEGAISYSLEQGFIEQADADAMHHTNKLRKQAIAVDNFQPGEL; encoded by the coding sequence ATGTCAGTATTTATAATATTGCTGGTTGTTGTGGTGGTTATTTTTGCAGTTAAAGATATTCGCCTAAACCTGATCAGTCGTCCTACGTTTAAAATGTTTAAAAAGGTACTTCCACCGCTTTCGCAAACAGAGAGAGAAGCAATGGAAGCGGGTGATGTTTGGTGGGACGGTGAGCTTTTTAGCGGTAACCCTGACTGGCAAAAACTACATCGTTTTCCTAAACCTGAGCTGAGTGATAAAGAAAATGCCTTTATGGATAGCCAAGTAGAAACGCTATTAGCGATGCTTGATGATTACCAAATAGTGCAAAAAGACAAAGACCTACCAAAAGAAGTATGGGATTACTTAAAAACAGAAGGCTTTTTTGCGCTGATCATTCCTGAAAAATTTGGCGGACGAGAGTTCTCAGCTATTGCAAATTCTACCATAGTGTCAAAAATTGCGACCAAAAGCTTAACTGCGGCGGTAACGGTTATGGTGCCTAATAGCTTAGGCCCAGGTGAATTATTACTGCATTATGGTACAAAAGAGCAGCAAGATCGTTGGCTACCAACGCTTGCAAGTGGTGAAGACGTACCGTGTTTTGCCCTTACCGGCCCAGAAGCGGGCTCTGATGCGGGCAGCATTCCTGACTCTGGCGTTGTATGTAAAGGGCTGCATAATGGTGAAGAAGTTATAGGCCTGCGTTTAAATTGGTCTAAGCGCTATATTACGCTTGCGCCAGTGGCAACAGTGCTTGGCCTTGCATTTAAGATGTACGACCCTGATGGACTACTTGGTGATGAGAAAGAACTCGGTATCACCTGTGCACTTATTCCTACCGACCATCAAGGCGTAGAAACAGGCGAGCGTCATTACCCGTTGAATATGGCGTTTATGAACGGGACGACTTACGGTAAAGACGTATTTATTCCACTAGATTGGATTATTGGTGGTGAGCAAGGGGCAGGGCGTGGCTGGCGTATGCTGGTTGAATGTTTAAGTGCCGGGCGTGGTATTTCGCTGCCAGCACTGAGTACAGCCACTGGACATTTAGCGTCTAAAATGACCTCAGCCTATGCAATGGTGCGCCAGCAGTTTGGTGTATCTATTGGTCAATTTGAAGGTGTGCAAGAGGCATTAGCACGTATTGGTGGTTTAACGTATGCACTTGAGTCGTGTAGGTTGATGACTGCAGGCGCGATAGACTTAAAACTAAGCCCGTCGGTTGTTACGGCTATTGCTAAATATCATATGACCGAAATGGGTCGAACTGTGATGAACGATGCTATGGATATTCATTCAGGCAAAGGTATTCAAGTGGGACCTAATAACTATTTAGCCCATGGCTATATGGGTATTCCGGTATCAATTACGGTTGAAGGCGCTAATATTTTAACGCGTAATTTAATGATATTTGGCCAAGGCGCTACGCGCTGTCATCCGTTTGTGCTAAAAGAAATGGAAGCTGCGGCAATGGAAGATGACGACGCAGCACTTGATCAATTTGATGGTTTATTAATGAACCACATACTTTTTGCTGCAAGTAACGCGGGTATGGCATTTGTACATGGTTTAACACGTAGCTGTTTTGCCAAAGCGCCTGTATGCGGTGCTACCGCTGTTTACTACAAGCAATTAAGCCGAATGAGCCGTGGTCTTGCCTTTACCACCGATGTTGCCATGTTAGTACTGGGTGGTGAGCTTAAACGAAAAGAAATGATTTCGGCGCGCTTAGGTGATGTACTAAGTCATTTATATTTAGCTTCCACAGTGTTAAAGCGCTTTGAAGATGAAGGGCGTCAACAAGCTGACTTACCGTTTGTTAAATACGCAATTGAAAACTCATTGTATGAAATTGGCCAAGCGTTTGATGGTTTTTTCAAAAACTTTTCAAATCCTGTGGTTAACTTTTTACTTAAACGCATAGTATTCCCGCCTGGTAATCACTATCACAAACCAAGTGATGAAACAGCACAAAGTATTTGCGAGCACATGACCCAGCCAGGTGTATTTAGAAACCGCTTAACACATTTATGTTATGTGGATGAAAATGCCGGTACCGGTGTAATGGAGAATGCATTTTTAGCTATGCATGATATGCAAGCGCAGTTTAAAGACTTAAAACAATGGCAACGAAAAGGTAAGGTACCTGCCACGCTTGATATAGAAGGCGCAATTAGTTATTCGTTGGAGCAGGGCTTTATAGAGCAAGCTGATGCAGATGCAATGCACCATACAAATAAGCTAAGAAAACAAGCGATTGCGGTTGATAACTTTCAACCCGGTGAACTTTAG